A genomic window from Arvicola amphibius chromosome 5, mArvAmp1.2, whole genome shotgun sequence includes:
- the LOC119815396 gene encoding adipocyte plasma membrane-associated protein, which yields MSEADGLRQRRPPRPQVVTDDGQAPEVKEGSSFSGRVFRMTFLMLAVSLVIPLLGAMMLLESPIDPQILSYKEPPLMYGVLQPNTKLRQAERLFENQLSGPESMVNIGDVMFTGTADGRVVKLENGEVETIARFGSGPCKTRDDEPTCGRPLGIRAGPNGTLFVVDAYKGLFEVNPQKRAVKLLLSSETPIEGKKMSFVNDLTVTRDGRKIYFTDSSSKWQRRDFLFLVMEGTDDGRLLEYDTVTKEVKVLLDQLRFPNGVQLSPEEDFVLVVETTMARIRRVYVSGLMKGGADMFVENMPGFPDNIRPSSSGGYWVAAATIRANPGFSMLDFLSEKPFIKRMIFKLFSQETVMKFVPRYSLVLELSDSGAFRRSLHDPDGLVVTYVSEAHEHDGHLYLGSFGSPFICRLSLQSI from the exons CTCCTTTAGTGGCAGAGTTTTCCGAATGACGTTCTTGATGCTGGCTGTTTCCCTTGTCATTCCCCTGCTTGGAGCCATGATGCTGTTGGAGTCCCCCATAGATCCCCAGATTCTCAG CTACAAAGAACCCCCTTTAATGTATGGTGTTCTGCAACCAAATACAAAGTTGCGACAAGCAGAAAGGCTATTTGAGAACCAACTTAGTGGACCAGAGTCCATGGTAAATATTGGGG ATGTGATGTTTACTGGCACAGCAGATGGCAGAGTTGTAAAACTTGAAAATGGGGAAGTAGAGACCATCGCTCGATTTGGTTCAGGCCCTTGCA AAACCCGAGATGATGAGCCTACCTGTGGAAGACCCCTGGGCATCCGGGCAGGGCCCAATGGGACTCTTTTTGTGGTTGATGCATACAAGGGATTATTCGAAGTAAATCCTCAGAAAC GTGCGGTGAAACTGCTGCTGTCCTCTGAGACGCCCATTGAGGGCAAGAAAATGTCCTTTGTGAATGATCTCACCGTCACTCGGGATGGGAGGAAGATCTATTTCACAGACTCCAGCAGCAAGTGGCAGAGGCGGGACTTCCTGTTCCTGGTGATGGAGGGCACTGACGACGGGCG CCTGCTGGAGTATGATACTGTGACCAAAGAAGTCAAGGTTTTGTTGGACCAGCTGCGGTTCCCTAATGGCGTTCAGCTGTCTCCTGAGGAAGACTTCGTTCTGGTTGTCGAGACAACCATGGCCAGGATacgaag AGTCTATGTGTCTGGCTTGATGAAAGGAGGGGCAGATATGTTTGTGGAGAACATGCCTGGATTTCCTGACAATATCCGGCCCAGCAGCTCTGGCGGGTACTGGGTTGCTGCTGCGACAATTCGTGCTAACCCTGGGTTTTCCATGTTGGATTTCTTATCCGAGAAGCCTTTTATTAAGAGAATGATTTTTAAG CTCTTCAGTCAGGAGACTGTGATGAAGTTTGTGCCACGGTATAGCCTGGTCTTAGAGCTCAGTGACAGCGGTGCCTTCCGGAGAAGCCTACATGATCCCGACGGACTGGTGGTCACCTACGTGAGTGAGGCCCATGAACACGACGGACACCTGTACTTGGGTTCCTTCGGATCCCCCTTCATCTGCAGACTCAGCCTCCAGTCCATTTAG
- the Cst7 gene encoding cystatin-F isoform X1: MWLAILLALCCLTSDSHGAHSPDFCCKDLNISVKPGFPKIIKTNDSEVLKAARHSVEKFNNSTNDIFLFKESRVSKALVQVVKGLKYMLNMEIDRTTCRKTAHPHLDNCDFQTNPALKRVLHCYSEVWVIPWLHSFEVPVLRCH, encoded by the exons ATGTGGCTGGCCATTCTGCTTGCCCTCTGCTGCCTGACTTCCGACTCCCATGGGGCACACTCCCCAG aCTTTTGTTGCAAAGATTTGAACATCAGTGTGAAGCCAGGATTTCCCAAAATAATAAAGACCAATGACTCAGAAGTGCTTAAGGCAGCCAGGCACAGTGTGGAAAAGTTCAACAACTCCACAAATGACATCTTCTTGTTCAAGGAGTCCCGGGTCAGCAAGGCCCTGGTACAG GTGGTGAAGGGTCTGAAATACATGCTGAACATGGAAATAGATAGAACTACATGCAGGAAGACCGCGCACCCCCATCTGGACAACTGTGACTTCCAAACCAATCCTGCCTTAAAGCGG gtTCTACACTGCTACTCAGAAGTCTGGGTCATCCCCTGGCTCCACAGTTTCGAGGTACCTGTTCTCCGCTGCCACTGA
- the Cst7 gene encoding cystatin-F isoform X2, translating into MWLAILLALCCLTSDSHGAHSPDFCCKDLNISVKPGFPKIIKTNDSEVLKAARHSVEKFNNSTNDIFLFKESRVSKALVQVVKGLKYMLNMEIDRTTCRKTAHPHLDNCDFQTNPALKRRKSKSCVGNFNIS; encoded by the exons ATGTGGCTGGCCATTCTGCTTGCCCTCTGCTGCCTGACTTCCGACTCCCATGGGGCACACTCCCCAG aCTTTTGTTGCAAAGATTTGAACATCAGTGTGAAGCCAGGATTTCCCAAAATAATAAAGACCAATGACTCAGAAGTGCTTAAGGCAGCCAGGCACAGTGTGGAAAAGTTCAACAACTCCACAAATGACATCTTCTTGTTCAAGGAGTCCCGGGTCAGCAAGGCCCTGGTACAG GTGGTGAAGGGTCTGAAATACATGCTGAACATGGAAATAGATAGAACTACATGCAGGAAGACCGCGCACCCCCATCTGGACAACTGTGACTTCCAAACCAATCCTGCCTTAAAGCGG AGAAAAAGCAAGAGCTGTGTGGGAAACTTCAACATTTCATAA